A genomic segment from Pseudomonas sp. S09G 359 encodes:
- a CDS encoding aldo/keto reductase → MTETLSLDISRRRLLTFAASVAAAPILAGAPSFASGASNAAQQPVKTPGRRRLGSLEVSSVGLGVQNVSRTYQTTIPSRPEMLNIIHAAFDQGITLFDAAEAYGPLEVERILGEGVASFRDQVVIATKFGWNIDSETGVRSPGLNSRPEHIKQAVEAMLKRLRTDRIDLLYQHRVDPQVPIEDVAGAINDLIAQGKVLHWGLSEMGLGTLRRAHAASPLSAVQSEYSMLWRGPEEGVLSVCEELGIGFVPWSPLGVGFLTGAIDAKTRFADGDIRKLESRFAEDNLPSNLRLVALLNTWAERKQATPAQVALAWLMAQKPWIVPIPGTTQMPHMLENVGAASIQFSSTELTELDDALSAIKIQGARLPDTVLAYSGVEAPFKQ, encoded by the coding sequence ATGACAGAAACCCTCTCGCTGGATATCAGCCGTCGTCGACTGCTCACTTTCGCCGCAAGCGTTGCCGCAGCCCCAATACTCGCGGGCGCGCCGTCTTTTGCATCAGGCGCATCAAACGCGGCCCAACAGCCTGTTAAGACGCCTGGGCGCCGAAGGCTGGGCTCGCTGGAGGTTTCGAGCGTGGGGCTTGGCGTGCAGAACGTGAGCCGAACGTATCAGACGACCATTCCCAGTCGGCCAGAGATGCTCAACATCATCCATGCAGCGTTTGACCAAGGCATCACCCTTTTTGACGCCGCTGAAGCCTATGGCCCGCTTGAAGTGGAGAGAATCCTCGGCGAAGGCGTCGCCTCTTTTCGAGACCAGGTGGTGATCGCCACAAAATTCGGCTGGAACATCGATTCCGAAACGGGTGTGCGCAGCCCAGGGCTCAACAGCCGTCCGGAGCACATTAAACAGGCCGTCGAGGCCATGTTGAAGCGTCTCAGAACAGACCGCATCGATTTGTTGTACCAGCATCGAGTCGACCCCCAGGTTCCTATTGAAGACGTTGCCGGTGCAATCAACGACCTGATTGCCCAGGGCAAGGTACTCCATTGGGGTCTTAGCGAAATGGGACTCGGCACCCTTCGCAGAGCCCACGCTGCCAGCCCGTTAAGCGCCGTACAAAGCGAATATTCGATGCTGTGGCGCGGCCCCGAGGAGGGTGTTCTCTCGGTATGCGAAGAGCTCGGGATCGGATTCGTGCCCTGGAGCCCGTTGGGCGTAGGCTTCCTCACCGGCGCGATCGACGCTAAGACGCGATTTGCCGATGGGGATATCAGAAAACTGGAAAGCCGGTTCGCCGAAGACAACCTCCCCTCCAACCTGAGGCTCGTGGCCTTGCTCAACACCTGGGCGGAGCGCAAACAAGCGACACCGGCACAGGTTGCACTGGCCTGGTTGATGGCGCAAAAACCGTGGATCGTGCCTATCCCTGGAACAACACAGATGCCGCACATGCTCGAGAATGTCGGGGCAGCTTCAATTCAGTTCTCATCGACAGAGCTCACCGAGCTTGATGATGCCCTGTCCGCGATCAAGATCCAGGGCGCGCGGTTGCCTGATACGGTGCTGGCCTACTCCGGTGTTGAAGCGCCCTTCAAGCAGTGA
- a CDS encoding aldo/keto reductase codes for MKTRTLSDGLTVSALGLGCMGMSSGYGPAADAEEMIKLIRTAHDQGVTLFDTAEAYGPFINETLLGTALAPIRDQVVIATKFGFDIDLETGERRAGTNSRPEHIKAVVEASLKRLRTDRIDLLYQHRVDPGVPIEDVAGAVQQLIAEGKVGHFGLSEAGVQTIRRAHAVQKVAAVQSEYSLFWRAPEQELLPLLEELNIGFMPFSPLGAGFLTGKIDENTTFDPTDFRNVVPRFTPEARKANAALVTAIKRLADRKGATPAQIALAWLLAQKPWIVPIPGTTKQHRLEENLTAVELELTQEDLLELDSETSKIQVQGDRLPEAAMKMVGQ; via the coding sequence ATGAAGACGAGAACGCTAAGCGATGGACTCACGGTTTCCGCCTTGGGCCTGGGCTGCATGGGCATGAGCTCCGGCTACGGCCCGGCAGCAGACGCCGAGGAGATGATCAAGCTGATACGCACAGCGCACGATCAAGGCGTTACCTTGTTCGATACGGCAGAAGCTTACGGCCCCTTCATCAATGAAACATTGCTCGGTACCGCGTTGGCGCCGATCAGGGATCAGGTGGTCATCGCCACCAAGTTCGGTTTCGACATCGACCTGGAGACGGGCGAACGACGCGCAGGTACCAACAGCCGTCCCGAGCATATCAAGGCTGTCGTGGAAGCATCGCTGAAACGCTTGCGTACCGACCGTATTGACCTTCTGTATCAGCACCGGGTGGACCCTGGCGTGCCAATCGAAGACGTCGCCGGCGCGGTACAGCAACTCATTGCCGAAGGCAAAGTCGGGCACTTCGGGCTTTCGGAAGCGGGTGTCCAAACCATTCGCCGCGCCCATGCCGTGCAAAAAGTCGCTGCGGTTCAAAGCGAATACTCATTGTTCTGGCGGGCACCGGAGCAAGAGCTGTTGCCTCTGCTTGAAGAACTCAACATTGGGTTCATGCCGTTCAGCCCACTTGGCGCCGGGTTTCTGACCGGGAAGATCGACGAGAACACCACCTTCGATCCAACGGACTTCCGCAATGTTGTGCCCCGCTTCACCCCCGAAGCACGAAAAGCTAATGCGGCATTGGTCACCGCGATCAAACGTTTAGCCGATCGCAAGGGCGCAACGCCGGCACAAATCGCTCTAGCCTGGCTGCTCGCGCAAAAGCCCTGGATTGTGCCGATCCCAGGTACCACCAAGCAGCACCGCCTTGAAGAAAACCTGACGGCCGTCGAACTCGAACTGACCCAAGAGGATCTGCTGGAGCTCGATTCAGAAACATCAAAAATCCAGGTACAGGGTGATCGATTGCCTGAAGCGGCGATGAAAATGGTCGGGCAATAA
- a CDS encoding carboxymuconolactone decarboxylase family protein, with product MKLFTATTFATLLFAAAVDADQGLPRPDPKPSPDVLEVTPQLYKYTTELLFGEVWKRAELIPRDRSLITLSALIASGQIPQLTGHIKLGLDNGLKPSEISAIITHLAFYSGWPNAMSAAGVAKQVFSERDIPADEISPPTQAPLTLDPESEVKRRAAVESGVGGVAPELARYTNDVLFGDLWRQSNLSARDRSLVTVAALIAQGQAAQLPFHLNRAMDNGLSQAQAAEVVTHLAFYVGWPKAMSAVPVLKEVFASRR from the coding sequence ATGAAACTGTTCACCGCGACTACTTTCGCCACCCTCCTCTTCGCCGCTGCCGTGGACGCCGACCAAGGGCTGCCGCGCCCGGACCCGAAGCCATCACCCGATGTGCTCGAAGTCACCCCGCAGCTTTACAAATACACCACCGAACTGCTGTTCGGCGAAGTGTGGAAACGTGCAGAGCTGATACCCCGAGATCGCAGCCTGATCACCTTGTCTGCCCTGATCGCCAGTGGCCAGATCCCGCAACTCACCGGGCACATAAAGCTGGGGCTCGACAATGGGCTCAAACCCAGTGAGATCAGCGCAATCATTACCCATTTGGCGTTCTACTCCGGCTGGCCTAACGCGATGTCGGCGGCCGGCGTCGCCAAGCAGGTATTCAGCGAGCGAGATATCCCTGCCGACGAGATTTCCCCTCCCACGCAAGCTCCCCTGACACTTGATCCCGAGAGTGAAGTAAAACGCCGAGCCGCAGTCGAGTCCGGGGTGGGTGGGGTAGCACCGGAGCTGGCCCGTTACACCAATGACGTGTTGTTCGGCGACCTGTGGCGGCAAAGCAATCTGAGTGCCCGGGATCGCAGCCTGGTCACCGTCGCCGCGCTTATAGCCCAAGGCCAGGCGGCGCAACTGCCGTTCCACCTCAACCGCGCCATGGACAACGGCCTGAGCCAAGCCCAGGCCGCCGAAGTGGTGACGCATTTGGCGTTCTACGTGGGCTGGCCGAAGGCGATGTCGGCCGTGCCGGTACTCAAGGAGGTCTTCGCTTCGCGCCGGTGA
- a CDS encoding LysR family transcriptional regulator, translating to MAREGYGDLLAFVAVARERSFTRAAAQLGVSQSALSHTIRALEARLGVRLLTRTTRSVAPTEAGDQLFNKLAPRFEEIEADLAEVVELRDSPRGTVRISATDYAANAVLWPRLAQFMPRYPDINIEIITDYGLTDIVAERYDIGVRLGSQVAQDMIAVRIGPDMRMAMVASPAYLHAHSAPQHPDDLAAHNCINLRLPTHGGCYPWELANGKRELQVRVQGQLTFNGTYPMLAAALDGCGVAYLPDDLVKEHVAAGRLCWVLEAWFPTFAGLHIYYPSRRQSSRALALVVDALRYKA from the coding sequence ATGGCGCGCGAAGGCTATGGCGACTTATTGGCATTTGTAGCGGTCGCGCGGGAACGCAGTTTTACCCGCGCTGCCGCTCAGCTCGGCGTTTCGCAGTCGGCTTTAAGTCATACCATCCGCGCGCTGGAAGCCCGACTTGGCGTGCGTTTGCTGACCCGAACCACTCGCAGCGTGGCGCCTACCGAGGCCGGAGACCAACTGTTCAACAAGCTGGCCCCGCGCTTCGAAGAGATCGAAGCCGACCTTGCCGAGGTGGTCGAGCTGCGTGACTCGCCTCGCGGTACGGTGCGCATATCAGCCACCGATTACGCTGCGAACGCAGTGCTGTGGCCGCGCTTGGCTCAATTCATGCCGCGCTATCCAGACATCAACATCGAAATCATCACCGACTATGGCCTGACCGATATCGTTGCCGAGCGTTATGACATTGGCGTGCGCCTGGGTAGCCAGGTTGCCCAGGACATGATTGCCGTGCGGATCGGCCCCGACATGCGCATGGCGATGGTCGCCTCGCCTGCGTATCTGCACGCGCACTCCGCGCCGCAGCATCCGGACGACCTGGCCGCGCACAATTGCATCAACCTGAGGCTCCCTACCCATGGCGGTTGCTACCCATGGGAGCTCGCCAACGGTAAGCGTGAGTTACAGGTTCGGGTGCAGGGCCAACTCACCTTCAATGGCACCTACCCGATGCTCGCGGCGGCCTTGGACGGATGCGGCGTGGCGTATCTGCCTGACGACCTGGTTAAAGAGCACGTTGCCGCCGGCCGTCTCTGTTGGGTGCTGGAGGCGTGGTTTCCGACCTTTGCCGGCCTGCATATCTATTACCCGAGCCGGCGGCAGTCATCACGAGCCCTTGCGCTGGTAGTGGACGCGTTGCGCTACAAGGCGTAA
- a CDS encoding aldo/keto reductase: protein MNYRYLGRSALKVSPLCLGAMMFGGETDEATSKRIIDKAGAAGINFIDTADAYHAGRSEEVVGRSIAAQRDNWIVATKFGYPSSADAGPNQQGQSRKWIMQNVEASLKRLGSDYIDIVYFHRTLSDAPMEEGLRAIEDLIRQGKIRYYGASNFHGWKIAEMVRIADSLGMQRPTVSQPLYNIVNRIAEVEQLPVAGNYGIGVVPYSPLARGVLSGKYPVDAPPPADTRAGRGDKRIQQTEWRPESLKIAQTIAQHASERGTTSVAFAIAWVLKNQLISAAIAGPRTEAHWDSYLQALGLELGPEDEKLVDSLVVPGHASTHGFTDPGYPVEGRKVS, encoded by the coding sequence ATGAATTACCGTTATCTGGGCCGCAGCGCCCTGAAAGTATCGCCTTTGTGCCTGGGCGCCATGATGTTTGGCGGTGAGACTGACGAAGCCACCAGTAAGCGCATCATCGACAAGGCCGGTGCCGCCGGCATCAACTTCATCGACACGGCGGATGCCTACCACGCTGGGCGCTCGGAAGAAGTGGTCGGCCGCTCCATTGCGGCTCAGCGTGACAATTGGATCGTCGCAACCAAGTTCGGTTACCCGTCGTCAGCCGATGCGGGCCCGAACCAACAGGGGCAGTCGCGCAAATGGATCATGCAGAATGTCGAGGCCAGCCTTAAACGCCTGGGCAGCGACTATATCGATATCGTGTATTTCCACCGCACCTTGAGTGATGCGCCGATGGAAGAAGGCTTGAGAGCGATTGAAGACCTGATTCGCCAGGGCAAGATCCGCTATTACGGGGCTTCGAATTTCCACGGCTGGAAAATCGCCGAGATGGTGCGCATCGCCGATTCGTTGGGCATGCAGCGGCCAACTGTCAGCCAGCCGTTGTACAACATCGTCAATCGTATTGCCGAGGTTGAGCAATTGCCGGTTGCAGGCAACTACGGCATTGGCGTTGTGCCCTACAGCCCGCTCGCCCGGGGCGTGCTCAGCGGTAAGTACCCGGTGGATGCGCCGCCGCCAGCTGATACAAGGGCAGGGCGCGGTGACAAGCGTATCCAGCAGACAGAATGGCGCCCTGAGTCGTTGAAGATCGCACAGACCATCGCCCAGCATGCTAGCGAACGTGGCACCACGTCAGTGGCCTTTGCCATCGCCTGGGTGCTGAAAAACCAGCTGATCAGCGCCGCGATCGCAGGCCCGCGCACGGAAGCTCACTGGGACAGCTACCTGCAAGCTCTGGGGCTGGAACTGGGGCCGGAGGATGAAAAGCTGGTCGACAGCCTGGTGGTGCCGGGGCACGCGTCGACGCACGGATTCACTGATCCCGGTTATCCGGTCGAAGGTCGTAAAGTCAGCTGA
- a CDS encoding aldo/keto reductase, with translation MQKRHLGKSALQVSAIGLGCMGLSFAYGPALERKAAVTLIRDAFDKGVNFFDSAEAYGPYTNEELLGEALAPMRDQVVIATKFGFKNGVPGAGLDSRPETIKSVVEASLKRLNTDRIDLLYQHRIDPQVPIEEVVGAVKQLVEAGKVLHFGMSEAGPDAIRRAHAVLPVAALQSEYSLWWREPEEQILPVLEELGIGFVPFSPLGKGFLTGAIDANTKFADDDFRNVVPRFTEENRKANAKLVEVLGQIADGQGATRAQVALAWLLAQKPWIVPIPGTTKLNRLEENIGAASLVLNTADLSAIATALEQVKIVGDRYPAHLQKNVNR, from the coding sequence ATGCAGAAACGTCATTTAGGTAAAAGCGCTTTGCAAGTCTCCGCCATTGGCTTGGGCTGCATGGGCCTGAGTTTCGCCTACGGCCCCGCGCTGGAGCGCAAGGCGGCAGTGACCCTCATTCGTGATGCGTTCGACAAGGGCGTTAATTTCTTCGACAGCGCCGAGGCTTATGGGCCCTACACCAACGAAGAACTGCTGGGTGAAGCGTTGGCGCCTATGCGGGATCAAGTCGTTATTGCAACCAAGTTCGGGTTCAAAAATGGCGTGCCAGGTGCAGGCCTCGACAGTCGGCCTGAAACTATCAAGTCGGTGGTCGAGGCCTCGTTAAAGCGGCTTAACACTGACCGCATCGACTTGCTCTACCAGCACCGCATTGATCCCCAGGTGCCGATTGAAGAGGTTGTGGGCGCCGTTAAGCAACTGGTCGAAGCAGGCAAAGTTCTGCACTTCGGGATGTCAGAAGCGGGGCCCGATGCAATTCGCCGCGCGCACGCCGTGCTGCCTGTCGCGGCCTTGCAAAGTGAGTATTCGTTGTGGTGGCGCGAGCCTGAAGAGCAGATCTTGCCGGTACTGGAGGAACTCGGAATCGGCTTCGTGCCATTCAGCCCGCTAGGCAAAGGCTTCCTTACCGGAGCCATCGATGCCAACACCAAATTTGCCGATGACGACTTCCGCAATGTAGTCCCGCGCTTCACCGAAGAGAACCGCAAGGCCAATGCAAAACTGGTCGAGGTACTCGGGCAAATTGCCGATGGTCAAGGCGCAACACGCGCGCAGGTTGCCCTGGCTTGGCTGTTGGCGCAGAAGCCCTGGATAGTGCCGATTCCAGGGACCACCAAGTTGAATCGACTGGAAGAGAACATCGGCGCCGCCAGTCTGGTTCTGAACACGGCCGATCTCAGCGCCATCGCGACGGCATTGGAGCAGGTCAAGATCGTAGGCGATCGCTACCCTGCCCATTTGCAAAAGAACGTTAACCGCTGA
- a CDS encoding LysR family transcriptional regulator — protein MIRAGLPELTAFIAIAEQRSFSGAAKILGVSASALSHSMRGLESRLELRLFNRTTRSVALTEAGEQLFKRVQPLLGDLECAVNEVTSERNTPSGSIRLSASESSFKPLIRHVMPGFLRDNPQIHIECIADSRLVDIVADGFDAGIRLYDDVPRDMIAVRFGPDVRFAAVASPDYLLHHPEPKAPHDLKAHRCIRFRFASGTLFRWDLGHQGRTASIDVDGPMTMDNINLMTEAALAGIGIAWLPELQVQEHLQAGRLVHLLPDWGPYYPGACLYYPANRHPPMALRMFAEAVREWARGQECNQPGTG, from the coding sequence ATGATCCGCGCTGGACTTCCTGAGTTGACGGCTTTTATTGCGATCGCAGAACAACGCAGTTTCAGCGGCGCTGCGAAGATTCTTGGTGTGTCGGCTTCGGCCCTTAGCCATTCGATGCGGGGCCTTGAGTCGCGCTTGGAGCTGCGGCTGTTCAACCGCACAACCCGCTCTGTCGCGCTGACGGAGGCCGGGGAGCAATTGTTCAAGCGCGTACAACCGCTGTTGGGCGATCTTGAATGCGCGGTTAACGAAGTGACCTCTGAGCGCAACACGCCCTCCGGGTCGATACGGCTGAGCGCGTCGGAGTCATCGTTCAAGCCACTGATCCGGCACGTGATGCCTGGTTTTTTGCGCGATAACCCGCAGATTCATATCGAATGCATTGCGGACAGCCGCCTGGTCGATATCGTCGCTGATGGGTTCGATGCGGGTATTCGCCTGTATGACGACGTGCCCCGAGACATGATCGCGGTGCGTTTTGGCCCCGACGTACGATTTGCAGCCGTTGCCTCTCCGGACTACCTGCTTCACCACCCGGAACCTAAGGCGCCGCATGACCTCAAGGCGCACCGTTGCATTCGCTTTCGTTTCGCCAGCGGCACCTTGTTTCGCTGGGATCTAGGCCATCAGGGCAGAACCGCCAGCATCGATGTCGATGGGCCGATGACGATGGACAACATCAACTTGATGACGGAGGCCGCGCTGGCCGGCATCGGCATTGCGTGGCTGCCGGAGCTTCAAGTTCAAGAGCATCTGCAGGCCGGTCGCCTGGTGCATCTGTTGCCAGACTGGGGCCCGTACTACCCCGGCGCATGCCTGTACTACCCGGCCAACCGGCACCCGCCGATGGCACTGCGAATGTTCGCCGAGGCGGTACGTGAATGGGCGCGCGGCCAAGAGTGCAACCAACCCGGTACGGGCTGA
- a CDS encoding SDR family oxidoreductase encodes MTDVTVVIGAGSIGQAIARRVSAGKHVVLADLRKETAEAAAKVLGDAGFEVTTSNVDVSSRASVLALVDLATSIGDITGVIHAAGVSPSQAAPATILLVDLYGTALVLELFGDVIAKGGSAIVIASQSGHRLPALTAEQNKALALTPTEQLLSLPMLQPEQVTDPLNAYQISKRGNSLRVAAQAVRWGKRGARVNTISPGIIFTPLARDELSGPRGDGYRRMIESSAAKRGGTPDEVGAVAALLMGPEGTFITGSDFLMDGGVTAQYWYGE; translated from the coding sequence ATGACAGATGTAACAGTGGTAATCGGCGCGGGTTCGATTGGCCAAGCCATCGCTCGGCGTGTCAGCGCGGGCAAACATGTCGTGCTCGCCGACCTGCGAAAAGAAACAGCTGAAGCCGCGGCGAAAGTCTTGGGCGATGCCGGTTTCGAGGTCACCACGTCAAACGTTGATGTCTCGTCCCGCGCATCCGTCCTGGCCCTCGTCGACCTGGCTACGAGCATTGGCGACATCACTGGAGTCATCCACGCAGCAGGTGTTTCGCCTTCGCAGGCGGCTCCGGCGACCATTCTGCTGGTCGACCTCTATGGCACCGCGCTGGTGTTAGAACTGTTTGGCGATGTCATTGCAAAAGGGGGTTCGGCAATCGTTATCGCCTCGCAGTCAGGCCACCGCTTGCCAGCGCTGACCGCTGAGCAAAATAAAGCCTTGGCGTTGACCCCGACTGAGCAGCTGCTCAGTTTGCCGATGCTGCAACCCGAACAGGTGACCGACCCACTGAATGCCTACCAGATCTCCAAGCGCGGCAACTCCCTGCGCGTCGCTGCGCAGGCTGTGCGCTGGGGCAAGCGCGGTGCGCGGGTCAACACCATCAGCCCAGGCATCATCTTTACCCCATTGGCCCGGGACGAGCTGTCTGGCCCACGTGGCGACGGTTACCGGCGCATGATTGAATCCAGCGCAGCCAAGCGTGGTGGTACGCCCGACGAAGTCGGTGCGGTAGCGGCGTTGCTGATGGGCCCTGAGGGCACGTTCATCACCGGTAGCGACTTCCTGATGGACGGAGGCGTCACCGCACAGTATTGGTACGGTGAGTGA
- a CDS encoding GGDEF domain-containing protein, which translates to MIAHTPTLFACVALVATIMAFCLILVGQFNRRDGLLTIGFGLLAHALAYVGYTLYGHAPLWLTYGAANTLLAVALAFYGASIFRIVELPVSWWRIFAPAALMLALMVSLIDTLEPRMLAATLVLMVQCALIIYWTRRYIPAQGRARMLLIIGSSISLIGLGMRVVAIIGGGAAEMRYDVSNLKQTISVSIGTFTAMMISLGLVLLAKERSESLFQRLALRDVLTGILNRRAVLEQFCKELERARRDASYLAVAMVDIDHFKQINDVYGHLAGDEVICHCVNHLTQRIRASDSIGRYGGEEFLVLLPLTSPDDAVAVLDELRASLADSPARFGEATIALRISIGVCCVVPNEADTTASLLARADAALYEAKGLGRNTLCLAPPCVRHGETTAIPIIEH; encoded by the coding sequence ATGATTGCCCATACCCCCACGCTTTTTGCCTGCGTTGCCTTAGTGGCGACGATCATGGCGTTTTGTCTGATATTGGTCGGACAGTTCAACAGGCGTGACGGCTTGCTGACCATTGGCTTTGGTTTGCTGGCACATGCCCTGGCTTACGTTGGATATACCTTGTACGGCCACGCGCCGTTGTGGTTGACCTACGGGGCTGCGAACACATTGCTGGCGGTTGCGTTGGCCTTTTACGGGGCCAGCATCTTTCGCATTGTCGAGTTGCCCGTCTCCTGGTGGCGGATATTTGCGCCTGCGGCATTGATGCTCGCATTGATGGTCAGTCTGATCGACACGCTGGAACCGCGAATGCTCGCTGCCACGCTGGTGTTGATGGTGCAGTGCGCCTTGATCATTTACTGGACGCGCCGCTACATCCCCGCTCAGGGGCGTGCGCGCATGCTGTTGATCATCGGATCGAGTATCAGCCTGATCGGTTTGGGCATGCGGGTAGTCGCGATCATCGGCGGGGGAGCTGCCGAGATGCGCTATGACGTCAGTAACCTCAAGCAAACCATCTCAGTCAGTATCGGCACGTTCACCGCGATGATGATTTCCCTCGGGCTGGTGCTGCTGGCCAAAGAACGCAGTGAGTCGCTATTCCAGCGCCTGGCGTTAAGAGACGTGCTGACCGGGATTCTCAATCGTAGAGCGGTCCTTGAGCAGTTTTGCAAAGAGTTGGAACGCGCGCGTCGAGACGCTTCCTATCTGGCGGTGGCGATGGTCGACATCGACCATTTCAAGCAGATCAATGATGTGTATGGGCACCTGGCCGGTGATGAGGTGATTTGCCACTGCGTCAACCATCTCACCCAGCGAATTCGTGCATCCGACAGTATTGGTCGTTATGGAGGCGAGGAGTTTCTGGTGTTGCTTCCCCTCACCAGCCCCGATGACGCGGTGGCGGTTCTGGACGAGTTGCGCGCGTCGCTGGCGGATTCACCGGCTCGGTTTGGCGAGGCAACCATCGCATTGCGCATCAGTATCGGTGTTTGTTGCGTGGTGCCAAACGAAGCTGACACCACGGCCAGCCTGCTTGCCCGTGCGGATGCCGCACTGTATGAAGCCAAGGGCTTGGGGCGCAATACGTTGTGTTTGGCACCGCCGTGTGTGCGTCACGGTGAAACTACCGCCATTCCTATTATTGAGCACTGA
- a CDS encoding prepilin-type N-terminal cleavage/methylation domain-containing protein translates to MKTRQQGFTLIEVMVAIMLMAIVSLIAWRGLDSVTRTDQHLQASTEHTEAILRALNQLERDLALRASTELRVPNLTGHETEPAQTPAAISVRSADNQRFRLDVIRSAPASADGLQRVRWWLQGQTLYRATAPARSHFPLPAPGEGVAVLDKVSDLQVRVWEPGQGWRQLSGNRKDEPQGLEIKLTRQTLQGPEHYRQVVGPLN, encoded by the coding sequence ATGAAGACCCGGCAGCAAGGTTTTACGCTGATTGAAGTAATGGTGGCGATCATGCTGATGGCGATTGTCAGCCTGATCGCCTGGCGCGGCCTCGACAGCGTGACCCGTACCGACCAGCATTTGCAGGCCAGCACCGAACATACGGAAGCCATACTGCGTGCCCTGAACCAACTGGAGCGCGACCTGGCCCTGCGCGCCAGCACCGAATTGCGCGTGCCGAACCTGACCGGGCACGAGACCGAACCTGCGCAAACCCCGGCGGCGATCAGCGTGCGCAGCGCGGACAATCAGCGCTTTCGCCTCGACGTGATACGAAGCGCGCCTGCATCGGCAGACGGTCTGCAGCGGGTACGCTGGTGGTTGCAGGGCCAAACCCTGTATCGCGCCACAGCGCCCGCGCGCAGCCACTTCCCACTGCCCGCGCCGGGCGAAGGCGTGGCGGTATTGGACAAGGTCAGTGACCTGCAGGTGCGCGTCTGGGAACCTGGCCAGGGTTGGCGCCAGCTGAGCGGCAATCGCAAGGACGAACCCCAGGGCCTGGAGATCAAACTGACTCGCCAGACATTACAGGGGCCAGAACATTACCGGCAGGTCGTGGGCCCGTTGAATTAG
- the gspH gene encoding type II secretion system minor pseudopilin GspH, translating into MKTPARQQGFTLIELMVVLIIIGIASAAVGLSIKPDPLHLLRQDANRLVQLLQVAQAEARADGRPITWHADAKGFRFSRRDEQGTGFDQFKGDPQLRPRAWDTPTVQVRVIPKQRVVLNAEWFDTPLQVQLSDGQNSLSVLRTAAGQFGVGATP; encoded by the coding sequence GTGAAGACCCCAGCCAGGCAACAAGGCTTTACCCTGATCGAATTGATGGTGGTGCTGATCATTATCGGCATCGCCAGTGCGGCGGTCGGCCTGAGTATCAAACCCGACCCGCTGCACCTGCTGCGTCAGGACGCTAATCGCCTGGTCCAACTGCTGCAGGTCGCCCAGGCCGAAGCCCGCGCCGACGGCCGCCCGATCACCTGGCACGCCGACGCCAAAGGGTTTCGCTTCAGCCGCCGCGATGAACAAGGTACGGGCTTCGATCAGTTCAAAGGCGACCCGCAACTGCGTCCCCGTGCGTGGGATACGCCAACAGTTCAGGTGCGCGTCATTCCCAAGCAACGAGTAGTACTCAACGCCGAATGGTTCGACACGCCGTTGCAGGTGCAACTGTCGGACGGCCAGAACAGCCTCTCGGTACTGCGCACCGCGGCCGGGCAATTTGGTGTGGGGGCGACGCCATGA
- a CDS encoding general secretion pathway protein GspC, producing the protein MAYTFRLSPAQLLQSAALLATLAGVVVWSSLLLTPAQSSTPPAEREGAAVAVDSPALQWFSNRPAGVDLKVSGVMTGAHGAVAILSLNGAPPRGFLVGERLLQGVRLVAIERDTVVIERGTEQIRFKVSTLPDVPAMPRLTRP; encoded by the coding sequence TTGGCATACACTTTTCGTTTATCGCCCGCGCAACTGCTGCAGTCGGCGGCGTTGCTCGCGACGCTGGCGGGCGTGGTGGTCTGGTCATCACTGCTGCTGACCCCGGCCCAATCCAGCACACCACCGGCCGAGCGCGAAGGCGCGGCAGTCGCGGTCGACAGCCCCGCGTTGCAGTGGTTTTCCAACAGGCCTGCAGGCGTGGATCTCAAGGTCTCGGGGGTGATGACCGGGGCGCACGGCGCGGTGGCAATCCTTAGCCTCAACGGCGCACCACCGCGCGGTTTTCTGGTGGGTGAGCGCCTGCTCCAGGGCGTGCGTCTGGTGGCGATTGAGCGGGACACCGTGGTGATCGAGCGCGGCACCGAGCAGATTCGATTCAAGGTCAGCACGCTGCCCGACGTCCCGGCGATGCCACGACTGACCCGGCCTTGA